The following is a genomic window from Paenibacillus thiaminolyticus.
AATACCCGAATATTCAATTCAAGGTCATCCCGACACAGAAACATAAGAATCTTGATGAAATACGTAAGCTGGAGGATAAGGAAAAGCCGGATCTGCTGTCGTCGGAAAGCCTATCTGCATATAACTTGGACAAATATGTGGCCGAAGGCAAGCTCGTCGATTTAGATCCGTATATTGCCCAATCCAAATCCATTAAGCTGGCCAATTTGAATCAAAATATTGTGAATTCCATGAAAGTAAATGGAAAACTCTACACGCTTTCGCCGACATTTATGGTGAAGGGCCTATTTTATAACAAAACCCTATTCGATAAATATAAGATCAAGTACCCGAAGAACGAAATGAGTTGGGCGGAAGTGATGAAGTTAGCCGCGGAATTCAAGCAGAAAGCCGGCTCTCCCGGATTTCAATATAACAATGACTTATTCTCTTTGGCAGCCTCTGATATCGCAGGCTCGTATAACCTGAGATTTCAGGATAAGAACAAGGGCGGCAAGAACATTACGATAAATACCAAGGAATGGAAATCGATCTTCGACATGGTGGTCAAAGCTGCCAAGAAAGAGGCAATTACCACGAAAAATAAGGCTTTTCTAGCAGGCGACGCTGCCATGACGGTAGGGGGCCCACTTTTTTTTGTCGGGTTTAAGATGGAAAAGATCAAATTCGAATGGGGAGTTGTGTCGGAGCCGGTGAATCCCGCTCATCCGATAAGTTCGGCATACGGAGCAAATAATATGTTCGGCATTAGCACCGAGTCGAAACATGCGGATGCGGCTTGGAAGTTCATTGAGTTCGTCAACAGTGATGATTTTGCCAAAGGGTACATGAAGGATGGCGAATTGGGGAGTGGATTGCCGACCAACGAATGCTGCAAGAAGTGGGACAATAAAGTCGATCTTAGCGGCCTCTACCGGTTGGCACCGGTCAAAGAGAAATATGATCCGAACATTCCCGATATTAGCGAATTTGTCTCTAAAGAAGGGAGCGCAGCATTCACATCCGTCTTGAAGGGCACACAGAGCCTTGATTCCATGTTAGACAGTCTTCAAAAGAAAGCACAGTCAGAACTAGATAAAGCATGGGCCAAGAAAGGAAAATAAACCATGAAAGATCTGCTTCGCAGACCGAACATCGCATGGCTGCTCCTCGGCTTGATCCTGCTGCTGCAAGGCTGTGCCAACAAGGAAACCGAGCCCTTCGATCCGAAACAGCCCGTTACCTTAAAAGTCATGTACGCTTGGGGAGAGGAGGACTTCTATAATCGGTTCGGCAAGGAGTTTCAACTGAAGTATCCGAATGTGGACTTTCGCTTCGTCGAGAATCCGGAGTATCACACCGATTTAACAGCCGAAGAGAATAAACAGGCATTGCTTGCCCATATCGCGAAGGAACGGCCTGATGTTCTCAGAATCGGTGGCGGCGGAGATTTAGAAGCGGTGGCGGCT
Proteins encoded in this region:
- a CDS encoding ABC transporter substrate-binding protein; the protein is MKRKLMTWTLICSVLLLMLPVHAEAASEKVTLKVLAYTQEDFNKNFGDAFTAKYPNIQFKVIPTQKHKNLDEIRKLEDKEKPDLLSSESLSAYNLDKYVAEGKLVDLDPYIAQSKSIKLANLNQNIVNSMKVNGKLYTLSPTFMVKGLFYNKTLFDKYKIKYPKNEMSWAEVMKLAAEFKQKAGSPGFQYNNDLFSLAASDIAGSYNLRFQDKNKGGKNITINTKEWKSIFDMVVKAAKKEAITTKNKAFLAGDAAMTVGGPLFFVGFKMEKIKFEWGVVSEPVNPAHPISSAYGANNMFGISTESKHADAAWKFIEFVNSDDFAKGYMKDGELGSGLPTNECCKKWDNKVDLSGLYRLAPVKEKYDPNIPDISEFVSKEGSAAFTSVLKGTQSLDSMLDSLQKKAQSELDKAWAKKGK